A region of the Canis aureus isolate CA01 chromosome 5, VMU_Caureus_v.1.0, whole genome shotgun sequence genome:
TGAAGCTGGACCAGTGGTCTCACTTACTGGCCACAATTCCCCTGTCTTCAGTGGGGACTTGAGCCATGGCTTGAACAGTGACAGGGTGTCCTCCCTCTGGAGGAGCAGAAGGCCTCCTCTGGAGGTGGCTCAAGCAGCCATGTGTCTGCGGTCCTGAATACCATTAGTAATTACTAGCATTTAATTGAGTGCTCATTATGTGCTGGTTACTCTGCGCGGCTTATCTCCTACTATCTTCACAACACTCCCAGGAAGCAGGTACTGTTATTATCATACCCATATTACACACTGGGAAGCTGAGATTGTGGCTAGGAAGTAGCAGAGCTGTGATTTGAGCCTGGGTTGCCTCGCTCCAGCCCCCCACGTGAATCACAGTGCCATCCTGTCTCTTGAAGTATTCAGCCCTTGGGGAACAAGAGGCTgtacctatttcacagatgagtaaaTAGAGGTATTTGGGATCAAGGGCCCCTGCTAGGAGGACTTTTGAGCCCAGACCTGGCTCCTCTTTTACCAAGGACACAATCCTGCCCCTGAAGATTAGTGGTTTGGGGAGTAGTGTCCATAATGGGTGTGGAATCCCTGGCCCTCTCCCTTCACTCACTCACATGGCCAGGCTGGGCTGCAGGGAAAGAGAGCAGATGGAGATTAGGTTTGTCCCACTTTCAGGGGAACCCTCTTCCCTGGCTCCCTCACGGCCCATGTACACCTCTATGCCCAGGTACCTCCTCCTGGgtgtgcttgggattctcagGCTGCGAGGTACTGGGTGTGGGGGCTGGTGGCTGTAAGCTCTCTGGAAGCCTGGAGTGGGCAGAGGCCATAGACACTTGTAGCAGGCATGCCCATGCAGTCCCCAACCCCCAGAGAAGTTGCTGCCGAAGGGCCAGAGGTCTGTGGATGCCTGGGAAGGTGGCCGTTGGCCTGAGAGTTGGGCCCTCACTGAGTGACTGCAGTCAAGTGGgtgtcctctctgggcctcacttcccTCAGATTAGAAGCAGGAGAGTGAGTTAAATGCTGAGGTCCTTCCCAGAGCTCTGCCCTTGTCCAGTTCTCATGACCTTTAGGGCAGCTCTGCTTGATGTCAGAGCTCTGTTCAGCTTCTCCTGTGCAAGGAGGGCAGTCAAGGGTGTTGAGAGGTGCTTGGAGGGCGAGGAGTGCTGTCACCATTCTCTTGCTTTTGCATTCCCTTAGGCCCAATCCCACAGCTGCTCGGAATGGGACCTTCAGGCGGGGAGCCGTGGTTCCTGGCTTTGGAAGAGGCGACACAGCTCTGGGGAGTCCACTCAACCCCTGGGGCGCCTACAGAGGCCAGCGGTGGGCAGTGCTTCCGACCTGGCCAACTACGCCTCCGTGGGACGGGAGAGCCTGGCACTAGCGGCAGAGCCTGCTGgtgccaggtgcccctcatgccCGGTGTCAGCTCCTGGATGTTCGGAGCAAGGAACCCCAGGTCGCACTGGCCTGCAACCCCCGTACACTGCCCCGGAGGTTCCTCTGAGGCCTGAGCCACTGGGCAACCTGGAAAACCTGCTGCCCCGCCCAGTGTCTTTCCCCGAGGCAGAAGGGGCAAAGGGCGAGCCTGTCACACCGGAGCCAGCCCTGTCAGATCCAGCCCAAATCCTACGCGAGTGTCCCTCTGCCAGGAAGACCCGCTACCACATCACTATCACCCTACAGGGGCACGGGCAGGCAcctggggaggaggctgaggAGCCTAAACCGGCCCGACCAGCTCTCCACCCCTGCGGCCCTGAGGAATCCAGGGGCTGGCAGGAGCCTCCCCAGGGGCCCCGCCCCATCACAGGGTGCCTGACAGACCTGCCCCAGGAGCCCCGGCGGAGAGCCCCACTGCACCAGGAGATCACAGCCCAGTGGCAGGAGCTCCAGGGCCACTGGACGCCCGGGTCCCCACGCGGACGGTGAGTAGGGTCAGTCCCCACGTGGGCCGACAACGAGAGCGGCAACTGGCCTGGCTGCCCCCTCTTGGGTCCCTGCCTGGTCTCTGGGCTTTTCCAACCCAAGGCCCATTCATTCAGCTCCCTGGGCGTGAGCGGACTCTGTCCTGACCACccagctctgccctcctctccctcccctcatctGCAAGCTACCTCCGGGGAACTaatgcctctctccttctctgtcaacctgaggaggaggaggatagcTTGtcatggaggggaggaggaagggtcaTCTTCTCCTCAGCAATACCCACCCCTCCTTGGTTCTGTTTAGGACACCACAGACCCAGCCTGGGGATAGGTGCCCAGCCAAAGTGCTGGGTGTCCCGGGACAAGCTgcttaacctttctgggccttgAGCTGTTGAATAGATTTGGTAGCTGGAGGTAAAGAGGGAGGAGGTGGTCATGGGACATGCTTTGAACTCCAGGGAATTGGGCCGCTGAAACAGCAGGGATGCTCATTACTAACGCCTCAGTCGCAGCAATAATTACCCCACCTGGCTCTGGGGTGGCGACCACAGACGAGCCTCGAGGttcccaagcctcagttttcatTTGTGTTAAAATGACTCTCCTGAATCTGTCTGGTAGGCCCAGAGGTAGAAGGGTGGGTCCCTTAAAACTCAGGAGGGGGTGATGTCTCTAGGGCCACCAGGAAGGGGCACTGGGCCTTATACAGGGCCCTGAGAATTCCTGAGGATGATGGTGGTGGCTGTTACTTATGGCTTCTTTTCTAAgcatcattcttttttcttttttctttttttaaagacttctttattttagagagggtgtgtgtgtgtgtgtgtgcgcacgtgtgcaCACGcgcaggggaaaggcagagggagtgggagagagagagaatctcaagcagactctgccctgagcatggagcctgacttggggcttgaccctatgaccctgagatcatgacctgagccaaaacccagagtcaggCACTTCAGTGACTATGCCACCCAAGAGCCCCCTAAGCCTAGTTCTTTTTAATCCTCAGAAAGCCCCGTGAAGTAGGCCTGATCTTGCTCACTGCCCCCATTGCCATAAGGAAACTAAGGTTCAGGGAGGTTACATCACTTGCCTAAAGTCAACTAGATTGGGAAAGAAGACGTCAGAACTTGAACCTGGAGGCCTGTGGCTCTAACCACTgctttctcctgcctctcccagagGCTTGGTGGGCCCTGTGCCGCCAGTAGAGGGTTGAGTGGCTGCTGTAGTGGGTTTTCAGTGACCCTGTGGAGGTAGATTTGGCAGCATCAGGAATGCCCAGGCCCCTGGGCGGGAGTTAGGGTACCTCATTCTGGggtaaggaagagggaaaggcGGGAGCCAGGCTGGCTCAGACACCTGTCTGGTGCCCCAGCGGGGAGAGAAGggctgcagagagagggagagtggggggaggaggcaggccttggagaaggaagaagcagtAGGTTTAGCTGAGGGGACTCGGGCTCTACCTGCCACTCCCGGCTATTTTGGGACAAGGTAGCTAATGACAGACTCTGGCTGGAGGCTAGGCTCGCTTACAGAGGCAGGAAGCGGACCTCCAGGGATATTATCCTTCTCTGACCCCTTTCTGGGCAAAGCAGTCTCTGGGTTAGGATGGGCAGATGTtggtggggggcggcggggatGTGGGACAGAGTTGGGGCTGCAAGTAGGATTGTGTAAGATAtgtatgcatttgtgtgtgtctgtgttcaaGTGCAGGCAAATatcaagaggaggaggaggagggctgtgTGTTGACCATGTGTCCTATGACTGTGGGCATGTGTCACTAGGTCTGTGTGTTTCTGTGAGTGTGTGACTCGTGCGTCCACCGTGTCTCAGAGTGTCTTTAACTTTGACTCTGTGAGTCTGACCCTGTtggtctctgtgtctgtttttgtgcccgtGTGACTCGGTGGGTCTGTGTGTCAGCGTGTGCCTGTGTGACGCAGCATGTATTTGTGGGCCTGTGGGCCTGTGGACTGGTTTGGCCTAGTTTGGGGGTGACTCACAGGTAAGCGGGGAGAATCCAGGACTTGTTGGATTAGACAAGGCTCTTTCccacactccccccaccccctcctcagcCTCTCCCTTTCCCGGCCCCACACACCTAGTTTGGAGGTCACAGTCATCCTGCCAACAGATCCATTTCTGGTCTGGGGCCCCAAAGAAGAGAGGGCTCTGGGAATGAGGACTTCTGCTAGCCTAGGAGAGGCATCCTGGGTCATTAGGGTGTGTCTTCAGAGCAAGGACACAAGGGGGCAGCTATATTCAGGCAGATTCCAGCACAGTTTGAAGAACACTCCAGCAGTCATGACTATCCAGGGATAGGACAGGTCAACTGTCAACTGGTGACCTCTATATCCCTAGAAGTATGCAAGCAGAAGCCAATGACCACATGTTTATGGAATGAGTGACTGGCAGGGGTGTTGTTCAGGGGCTGGGCTGGCTTGAGAAAGGCATGGAATTCTGATTGCTAGGAGGTCATTTACGATATCTGATCTGATGACCAATGGCTTCCTTTGAAGATGTTCTCTTGATGCTTTGCCAAAACCAATAGGGCCTTCCAAATGTGgctcctgttttttttgttttttttttttagattttattcatgagagagagagagagagagagagagagagaagcaggcaccatgcagggaccctgatgtgggactcgatcttgggactccaggatcacgccctgggccaaaggcaggcactaaacccctgagccacccagggatcccctgtggttCCTGTTTTTACATCTAATTCTTTGACCCCTGAACTCCTAGATTACCATCTTTGGGTGAACCAAGCCAGGGCCTAACACATCACGTAACActggatgaacaaatgaatgaatgaatcaatcaatgacTTAGAAACCCAGTCTCTGCCATTTAATGTTAATGTCCTCAGGGGCAGGGAATCTCAATGGAACCCTAGTACTTATTATTGCAGAAATAAAGAGGAGACTCAGTGGGGGGCTCAGTGATAGGTTGAAGCTCCTTGTCTGGAGTCTCAGCAGGCACAACAAGGTTCTATTAGAAGGAAAGGGGCTCCTcagtgaggggggtggggagaggagcctCACCAAAGGGCTCTGATGTGGGGCCTCAGATGTCTGGTTGTGTCCTGCTCTCAGGAATTCTGGTCTGGGGAAAGGTTTGGAGATTCATGTCaggcccctcccttccccataTGCAAGGATTTTCCAGGGCCACTCAGATCCTGTCATAGTTTCCCATGGTTCTGGAGTCAAGTCAGGCTTCCCTAGGCCTCAGCCCCTTTCATCTCTGTTCCTCATAAAACCTGAGTCACTTCTAGGGCCACAGAGCAGGATCAAAGTTCTGGGTTCCACCAGCTTCTCAGGAGGGAAGAAAatagaggtgggggaggggagttgGGGGAATGGGAGCATTTCTGGCCTTAATGTCCCTTATAATGGCCCGAGGGGCTGCCTCATGAGAGAACTGGCCTGGAGATGGGCTGGCCCTGAGGCTGAGGATGAATAGCCTGACCTCTTGGATCCTTGGGATCTGAGAATAGGGTTGTCCTGTTCAGCACAGGCTGGAAGTTGGAGTGGGGGCTGAGTGGTCCCTCCAGCACTACTGTGGCCCCCTTTAAAAAGTAGAGCCTCCAAACCATAGAGTCTCTGTTCACCAAATAATTAACGTTAGGGAGTTTACTCCCTAATGATGGTCAGGTGCTTAAGGTTGGggttcaagtctttttttttttttaatttttatttatttatgatagtcacagggagagagaggggcagagacacaggcagagggagaagcaggctccatgcaccagaagcccgacgtgggattcgatcccaggtctccaggattgcaccctgggccaaaggcaggtgctaaaccgctgtgccacccagggatccctggggttcAAGTCTTGCCTCTGCCACTGTGTGTGAttctgggcaagtttcttaaccccCCTGAGCCTTTTTttgttctcatctgcaaaatggggaggTTTGTTTAGAAATGGTTCTTTGAGGTATCAAATACATGGGATTCTTTTGAAGATTCACTAGGACAATGGACATAAAGCAGTTAGCAAGGTGCTCCGTCCTGAGTAAGCCCTAAGCCCTCAAGAGATGGCTATTCtcgttattattactattactattgaACCAGAGAGATTCACCTGAGAGTTTCTAGAGAGCTTATTGCTACTCCCTACCCATTAAAGGAGAtaatagagacccagagagatcaAGGAAgggttaggaaaaaaaataagacccaggCTCCAGCCCTCAAGGAGCGAATGTGAAATGTGCTTGCTGAAGAGGCTTATGGGAGTAGCAGGATGTGCTCAGAGCCTTGGCCTAGTGGACAGGAGGGAAGATGCCCGGACACGGATTCAAACGGGAATTCTAACCACAGCCCGGCGGCTTAGCAGCTGCACCGCCCTGAGCCAGTCTCTTCTCTTCTCAGAccctcggtttcttcatctgtacagataattacagaggagaaaattgaGGGAAAGTACATTCACAGGCAAAGTGCTGTGTGCTGCTGGGCTTCATTCAGACTCACAGGTGCACTTAGGCTCCAGCAGCTGTCACCACATGCTCTGCCCAGCACACAGGTGTGCATGCCCGTGAACATTTGCTCACAGTTTTCCAAGGTGATAGtgggaaatttttgttttgggtttttttttttttttaaagattttgttttttgagagagaaggagggagagagagagagagagcgcagaagtggagaggagctggggaggggcagactccccactgagcacagagcctgatgcggggctagatcccaggaccctgagatcatgacctgagcccaagtcagacgcttaaccaactaagccacccaggtgcccctccagtgtttttgtttttaagcaacttgtcattctttctctcctattGGACTTGGACAATAACTATGAGACACATACCCTTAGTATTCCAGTTTTGTGACTGGGGTCCCCGAAGCTTGAAGGGGAGAGGTAGCTGGCCCAGGGTTATTCAGCTAGTAAGCAATAGGGTCAGGGGAAACTTGGCTTTGCCAGAGCCCACATCCCATCTTTCCTTACCTTGCCTTAAAATTATCAGGGACAGGGTCAGAACAGTTGCCTGGTTTCCTAATGTTTGGCTTCTGGAGGACTAGACCCAGGGCTCCTTGGGGCAGAGTCATGGCCCTATTCACAGACCAGTGAATCCAACCCGTATGCTTTTttgctctctcccctctgtctccttCCAGGCTCGGGCCTCAGCTTCACCCCTTGAAGGACTCTGGCATTGGGGATCATCTGAAAGTGGGGAGATGGTGGGAGAGCTGGGAgtatcatgcccattttacagatgaagaaacaaaggccCAAAAAGTCAAATGACTTGCCTGGGGTTACTGAGCCTGAGCTTGGCAGGGGTAGTTACTCTGTACTGCTGAgagccaccctccccaccccttgaccctgtctctcttcttcctggCACCatctgcagggagctggaccatACTGAGCCAAGGACATCTCTGGACAGGTTGCTGGGGCCCGACAtggagggggcaggtgggccCCCGGCTCAGGCTGAGGCCCCAGTGGTGAGCACCACACTGGCGTGGCGGCGGCCCCCTGCCCAGGAAGAGATGAGACACCGTTTTCACAAGGTGTCCCTGGTGTCGGGGGCCCAGACAGAAGCCCCCCGGGAGGAGATGTTGGAGTACAGCCACGGTCGAGAGGAAGTCAATGGCTTTGCAACCCGGGCAGAATCGACTATAAGTTACAAGGGACCCCGGGATGGGGCCGGCTCCAAGAGCTTCCAGAGCCACGGGCCCATCTTTTCCAAGAAGTACACGCTACTCCCCAAGGAGAAGAGGCCAGTGGGGAGACGGAAGGAGGCCGTAGACCAGGGCGACAGCAGCCCCCAAGAGCCCAGGACTGAGCAGGCCAACCTGGAAGCCCTGGCCAGGACAGAGCTTTTGGTGCCCCTGCCCGGGCCCCGGGAGCCCAGCCCCCACCCGGGCGTCAGCCTCAGCAGTGGGAGCCCCCGGAGCCTCGAGGAACGCCGGGTGACGCGCACCGTGCAGACCACCGTGGTGGTGGGAGGGCACGTGGAGCGGCGGGTGAACAGCTCCGTGACCGTGGGCCCAGGGCCGTGGGGCGAGGCCCAGCCCAGGGGCCGCAATGTTGTTCGCGCAGTACGGGCAGTGGTCGTGAGCCCCCAGGCCGAGGGCTCCCCTACCCGCAGTCAAGCCCGGGAGCTGCTAAGTAGCCTCGTACCTACTGAGCGGAGCCCCGCTGCCAGCCGGCTTCCCAGGCCCACGGCTGTTGTGCCAAGGAATCCGggtctgggtggcccagggggCGCGGCCTCGGGGCAGCTGCCTGAGCCGGGGATGGCAGAGCCAAAGGACAGATCTGCTCTGGGCCCTGCAGGCAGCTCGGAGGATGGTCACCCGCCTCCGAACCAGGACGTCCCTGCAACTCACCCAGAGCAAGACCAGAGCCGAGCCCCTGAGGTCCTAACGCGGCAAGGAGCCTCCGGGCCCACCCAGCCCTCTCCCCAGATTTCTCGGAGCCATGTGTCATTACCCTCCTCTCTCGGACGCCAGACTCCTACTCCCTCCCTGGACCCAGAGCACCCCCCAGAGCAGCCAGCGGTGCCCACATACCCCAGGACCCAGCTTACTCTCAAGCCCAGGGTACCCCAGGCGCTGCCCTCCATAAAAAGGGAGGGGCTCACAGATCCCTCTGTTGTCACCAGCCCACCCATGGCGAAGAGCGAGGTGCTTGTTACCGGCCCTGGACAGTCTCTTGCTCCATCCTCTACAAGACGGAAGGCTGTCCCTAGCTCAGGAGCGCTTTCGGCTCCATCCTCCCCGGGGAATAAGCTTGTTCGGGACTCTGAACATGTCCCTGTCTTCTCCCTTACCCAGGCAGAGGTGGTGGCAggccctgctgctcctgctgcctcATCTCCCAAGCCAAGCAAGGTGGTCCAGGCCCCAGCAGGCAGCCCTAGCACCCCAAAAGAGGCTGTCCATGTTACTAAAGGTGACCTTGCTTCTTGTCCCAGCCAGGATGAGGCTGTTGAAGGCCTGACCACTTTCACTATCCCATCTCCCCAAGAGGAGGAGATTGTTGAGGGCTCCAAAGTGAGCCCCATCGCATCTCCCACCCAAAAGGAGCTTGTCCAGGATCCTGGTGCTCCTGCTGCCCCATTTTCCACCCAGACAGTGATTGCCCAGGAcactgctgttccccctgccccctcctcagaGGGTAAGGTGTCCCCCAGCCCAGGAGGGCCCCCTGCCTCAGTGCTGATAAGAGCAGAGGCCAGCCTGGAGTCCCAACTTGTCCCCAACTCCACTGAGGGCGAAATGCTCCCAGAGAcatccagggaggaggaggaggtggccctGGCTGCTGACATGGAGATGTTCCTGGATACTCTGCGGAGCATGGAGCCGCCGGAGATCCTCCGCACTCACCGGCTGCCACGAGCCCCCCGGTCCTCCTACCTGGCCATGTATGCTACGCTGCCTGCCATCGAGGAGGACCAGCCCGGACCATGGGTGCTGGGACCCAGCCCCCAGGAGGTGCCCACActagaagggaaagaggaagaggaagaggaggaggaagaaccaGAGAACCCCTACCTAAGTGACGATGAGAAGCTCCAGCGCAGGCAGGAGAAGGCCGGGCCTAGCCCCTCCTGGGACTCTCTCCCTGCGAGGCCCCCCCAGGTCTCTTGTTCTCCTCTGGAGATGATGAAGAAACATGTAGCAGATGCCAAGGGCCCCCACCCAGAGCTGGGGCCAGAGTGGCAAGCAAGCAGTAGGCCTACTTCTCGTCTTGGAGGCAGCCTTCTCTTCAGTGGTCTGGTGTCtgccacccaggaggcccccaTCTCGGAACCACTGGGCACAAAACTATCTGCTCTGCCACCCCACGTGACACCTGGAACCAGGAAGGTGCCAGGACAGCTGCCCCTGCTCTGCAGCGAAAGGCCACCACCAGAGAAGCCTGCTTGTGCCCAGCCCCTGGCGGGTTGGGTGAGTGAGACCTTGGATGAGCAAGGGAGGGTGCCTGACCTCATCTGGGGCAGGGTTTGGGTGGCATGAGCACTGTGGCACTGGGAACAGAGTCTGGAGAGGCCAGAGGCTTGGATCTGATGTCTAGTTCAGTGTGACCTTATATAAGCCACaattttctgggcctcagtttccctattcaCATAGCAGGAGGCTTACAACTTTGGAATCCAAAGGGCTTAGTGGCTCTGATCTCTTGGAAGCTGGGGAAAGGGAGTGATAGGCACCTGCCCCCTGGGATGGGTGATGAGGTCCCTGGAGTTAGTGACATCCTCTGTGGGCAGCTCTTTGGGTATGGAGGCCAATAGGGAGCAGGTGGGATCCTTGGAATGACAGGTTGTGGGGAGGCAGTAAGGAAGCCACACCATAAGACTTTTTATCACCTCCCTCCATGCCAGAGCCCAGCATTGAAGATCCAGGGCAAGCTGAACACCAGGCCTGGAAAGGTAGGGGGGAaggctgtggggagggggagcagcaggaggcgGGGACCCGGGGACAGGGCCTGAGGATTCCCTCTGCGTCCTCTCCAGATGATCCTCTTCTCAGAGCCTGGCTGCCAAGGCAGCAGCAGGGAGGTCTGGGAAGACACTGCTGACACCTCCAGTTGGCCCCGGGTGGCCTCCGTGAGGGTGGTTCGAGGCTGGTGAGTGCAGGCTGCCGGGGCGAGGCAGGGGGCTGCTTGTGGACCTACAGGATTTCAGAGCAATGAGATGTACCTGGGCCAACCTGACGGAAATCCCctcaggcacccccccccccctgcttTGTGGGTACATCCTCTACCCACCCATGACCCTGGGTCTCTGTGCCTACAGCTGGGTGCTATACGAAGAGCCAGAGTTCCGGGGCAGGAAGCTGGTTGTGCCTGAAGGAGATGTGGATTTAGGAGCCCCAGGGCCAGCGTGGAGCACCCAGGGCATTGGCTCTGTGAGGCGGGTTGTCCGGGTAAGTGGCTGGGAGCGGGGACCAGATGCTCCCCAGGCCCTGAGGACGGGGACAGCCTAGGTGCCTGCAGTTGGAATGGCTAGGAGAGCTTATATGGGTGAGGAGCCTAAATGGGGCTTATTATGGGGTCACCTATAGATTCCTGACCTCAAAGCTATCTGGGGAAGAAAGGAGTTCTGGGGTGCTTGGCCTGGCTTGGGAAGGCAGGGGGCAGATAGAGGCCAAGCCCCAGTTTGGGAGAGCAGCCTGGGAAAGTATGAGCTGGACTTGGAGAAGGATTCAGTTAGAGCAACAGAAATGGGCGGGAGTGGCTATGGGTGCCAGCCcaccccccagggcccaggatctCAGGCCCACAGTTAGACCCAGGGTGCCACAGCTGTTTGCTCATTTGCTCACCAATGCTGGTTAATGTCTGCTGcatgccaggcaccatgccaggcaatgggtgggtggggagatctGCTCTCTGCCCTGCAGGACTCATGGTTGAACTAGGGTATGAGGGTTGGACTTGAAGCAAGAAAGCCAAATAATCAGATTAGGGGTTTATAAACATCCCTCTGGCTACCAGGAGGAGAAATCTGGGACTCAGGAAGGCCAGGCAGGGCTGTGATTTCCAGGTGAGGGGCACCTCTGACTTTGGAGGGAGAAGTGTGTAGTTTGAAAAGGCATGGTCAGTGTTATGGTTTCGTATAGTTTTTGACAAAACTGTCTTGGCCActagagacacagaagagaaagcaGTAACTCTAAAGGCAGGACCTatcagacttattttttttttttttttaatggaagtttGAATAACTCCAAGACAGTGCTGTTGCAATACTCCTGGTAAGAGGACGAGAGCTGACGAGTCTTAATGAGGGCAGTGGCCCAGCTATGCAAAGGAGGGAATAGTTTTGAAAGCCTTTCCGGAAACACACAAATGTTTGTAGACAGTTTATTGAGAGCTTCTCACGATAAATTCATCTTCATGTAGGAGGTAACGaggagtaagagaaaaaaaaaaaaaaaaacaagagctttgaaGTCAGGTGGGGGACCTAGTTTGATTTGATTCGTTCAGCATCGATTGGGCACCTGGTGTGTTCTAGGCATGTGGGAGGTGCTGGTTGCAACACTGAACAAAAACCATATTGCTCTGTTCTTTACCCTGCTACGTACAGGCTTTGTGCCCAAGGGCAGGCCGCTTAACTTcgctgagcctcactttcctaGCCTGTGAATGGAGTAATAATTCCTGTTGGGAGGGCCAACTGAGATGGAGTAGGACATGCCCTTACCACAGTGCCTTGCACTCAGTAGGTGCTTCATAAGCACCTGATGAAGCAGCGAGGGAATGACATGGTCCTGGCGGGAAAGAAACACCCAGAATGCAGAGAGGATCCTCTGCTGCCTGGGATAAGTTGCAGATAGAAGCCAGTCTGGACTAGGGCAGGAATTGTTTACAAAGGAAGAGTCAGTTAGATCTCAGGAAACAGCTGTCAATCCTACTTGTCTCTGGGTTGGAAATCAGGGTACCCAGAGGCATGGTACTTGGCAGGCTCCCGCTGGGAACTTTGGACCTTTGGTGCCAAAGGTCCAGCGCCAAAGAGAGGGCTTTGGTCTCAGGCTTGTCTGGCCCACTTTGCAGAGAACGCCCCAGTTACCCTCTGGCTTCTGTGGATATGTCCACAAAGCGTTCCCAGAAGCGCTCTGGAGCCCTGGTTGGACACAGTTGGGGAAGCAGTTACTGGCAGGGTGTGGGGGGTGTTCTCTGAGGAGCACTGCTTTACACTTCTTTTTCATCCCTCTTTCCTTCTATAGGACTACAGTACCCCAGAGATCATCGTGTACTCTGAGAAGGGCCTCAAGGGGGAGCAAGTGGAGCTAACCGATGCCTTGGAGGACACCCAGGGCCTGGAGAAGCCCCTACAGGCCGCATCTGCCACTGTCTCTGCAGGACTGTGAGTCTGGGCTATTCTGGAAACCCTTCATTTTACATTCATTGTTCTaagtgctggggacacagaggtGATGGGACACAACTCCTGCCCTCAAGAAGTGCTTAGTCTACTGGAGGGGACAGGCAAGTAAAAAGACAGTGGCGATCAGAGTCCTGGTATGGGGCAGCACAGAAAAGCACCGAAGCAGCCTGAGGTCAGAGAAGCCTCCCTGGAGGAGGAGACACCTCAGCAGGGGTGAGCCGACCACAGAAGAATCTCAGCATAATGAGAGCAGGGCATGAGGGACTTTGTAGGTTTTGTTCACTACTCTCTCCCTGATGCCTGAAGCAAGGGCTGGCACGGGGTAGATGCCCCtaaatattaatgaattaatttaatgGGGAAGAATATACCTAGTGGAGGGAACAA
Encoded here:
- the CRYBG2 gene encoding beta/gamma crystallin domain-containing protein 2 isoform X3, coding for MEGAGGPPAQAEAPVVSTTLAWRRPPAQEEMRHRFHKVSLVSGAQTEAPREEMLEYSHGREEVNGFATRAESTISYKGPRDGAGSKSFQSHGPIFSKKYTLLPKEKRPVGRRKEAVDQGDSSPQEPRTEQANLEALARTELLVPLPGPREPSPHPGVSLSSGSPRSLEERRVTRTVQTTVVVGGHVERRVNSSVTVGPGPWGEAQPRGRNVVRAVRAVVVSPQAEGSPTRSQARELLSSLVPTERSPAASRLPRPTAVVPRNPGLGGPGGAASGQLPEPGMAEPKDRSALGPAGSSEDGHPPPNQDVPATHPEQDQSRAPEVLTRQGASGPTQPSPQISRSHVSLPSSLGRQTPTPSLDPEHPPEQPAVPTYPRTQLTLKPRVPQALPSIKREGLTDPSVVTSPPMAKSEVLVTGPGQSLAPSSTRRKAVPSSGALSAPSSPGNKLVRDSEHVPVFSLTQAEVVAGPAAPAASSPKPSKVVQAPAGSPSTPKEAVHVTKGDLASCPSQDEAVEGLTTFTIPSPQEEEIVEGSKVSPIASPTQKELVQDPGAPAAPFSTQTVIAQDTAVPPAPSSEGKVSPSPGGPPASVLIRAEASLESQLVPNSTEGEMLPETSREEEEVALAADMEMFLDTLRSMEPPEILRTHRLPRAPRSSYLAMYATLPAIEEDQPGPWVLGPSPQEVPTLEGKEEEEEEEEEPENPYLSDDEKLQRRQEKAGPSPSWDSLPARPPQVSCSPLEMMKKHVADAKGPHPELGPEWQASSRPTSRLGGSLLFSGLVSATQEAPISEPLGTKLSALPPHVTPGTRKVPGQLPLLCSERPPPEKPACAQPLAGWSPALKIQGKLNTRPGKMILFSEPGCQGSSREVWEDTADTSSWPRVASVRVVRGCWVLYEEPEFRGRKLVVPEGDVDLGAPGPAWSTQGIGSVRRVVRDYSTPEIIVYSEKGLKGEQVELTDALEDTQGLEKPLQAASATVSAGLWLLYPKPSFEDSPCILEPGEYPTLEAWGTSDLRVGSLKPMRLGCPSVEKPREPKVVVYEATGFQGQSWEVSRDIYNFQEPEDSQSPHLASVGSLRVLGGCWVGYQKAGFRGHQYLLEEGEYADWSHWGGYDEALTSLRVIRTDFGDPALVLFEATDFEGHAAEVREALPDVELARHGPHTQAIHVLSGVWVAYQKVGFSGEQYVLEKGVYRTCDDWGAGNSALASLQPVLQVGEHNLHFVSKIQLFSGPDFLGDHISFEDDQTSLPVSFQPQSCRVHGGSWILFGEKNFEGDQYILSEGEFPTLTAMGCLSSTVLGSLQKVPLHFSEPSIFLYGLECFEGKEIELDREVRSLQAEGFNNHVLSLRIKGGVWVLCEHSDFRGRQWLVGSCEITNWLTYSGTQRVGSLYPIKQRRVYFRLWNAALRGFLAVPDHVEDMKAGRVVVSEPQAGGSCIWYYEDGLLKNQAAPTMSLQVIGPPSPGSKAVLWAESRLPRQTWSISESGHICSQMFEGRILDVKGGRGYDRDHVVLWEPTKDRASQVWTVHVL